A region of Silurus meridionalis isolate SWU-2019-XX chromosome 17, ASM1480568v1, whole genome shotgun sequence DNA encodes the following proteins:
- the elapor1 gene encoding endosome/lysosome-associated apoptosis and autophagy regulator 1 gives MMLLSHLQLTLISRCSLSASAVFLTLLLLDALEARELPSCKESDYHFEYTDCDVLGSRWRVAIPNKPDTCTGFPDPVKGTHCTFSCKEGEYLDMKTQECQKCAAGTYSLGTGVAFDEWDTLPAGFISHGINMDIGNLYTNCKNSTWTPKGDHISSNTDECSSTLSYAVNLKQPGSVTFQYIYPDNSIFFEFYVQNDQCQSTDSQSRWMKVSENDWEYHFVKLNKGNNVLYWRTTGFSLSGRAVKPVLLKDIIISGVAYTSECFHCKPGTYSAKPGAAHCTPCPVNTYSNKGALACQQCDEDKYSGIGSGTCQKRTPCKSTDYFYTHTPCDSKGQTQLMYKWIEPKICIENVEGAVKLPASGELQTCPPCNPGFFTDNSSVCQPCPQGSYSNGTACSKCPVGTEPVVGFEYKWWNRMPSNMNSSVYRREFSGTQRSTGWEVAGEYIYTTPGDLDSDFMLLTLTVPGYRLPNSMHKDSESAELSRITFVFETKCTADCALHFMTGLNEWNSRVVETWKGTTGKQSYSYLIKSNLTVGFTWSFQRSEANHVERQYSSDFAKIYSIHITNVIGGVASQCRQCALHSSEKDCVPCPPGHYMLKGTGVCKSCPPNTIIRPEQPLGVEACIPCGPNTKSNDARSACVSDCTLAMQYKKETLHYDFSPLANITHFQSSPRFTSKGLRYVHHFSVGLCGTKGRVLASCVDNVTESRKEVNGYICQSIIVPTEVRGQSVVSSQPFIIGSTLIGITTDSTLDHITSSESTFPSRSDLPDIIFYYRAHETTQACKNGRTTSIRLRCDPTVTTINQISLPSNCTEGTCDGCSFHFLWRSQHACSLCSERNYKEIVSACISGIQRTTYVWQQPLKCTGGVSLPAPQVSACVTLDFWLKFGVSVGSVAALLLITISCYFWKRTRKLEYKYSKLMNAESKDCDLPAADSCAIMEGEDAEDDLIYLTKKSFFSKIKAFPRERSSDGFDSVPLKSSSGMEMEMT, from the exons ATGATGTTACTGAGTCATTTACAATTGACACTTATTTCCCGGTGCAGTTTGTCCGCTTCGGCAGTATTTCTAACACTCCTCTTATTAGACGCGCTGGAAGCGAGGGAGCTGCCCAGCTGCAAGGAG TCAGATTACCACTTTGAGTACACAGACTGTGATGTTCTGGGGTCCAGATGGAGAGTGGCAATACCCAACAAGCCTGACACATGCACAGGCTTTCCTGACCCGGTTAAAGGAACGCACTGCA CATTTTCCTGTAAGGAAGGTGAATACCTGGACATGAAGACACAGGAGTGTCAGAAGTGTGCAGCAGGGACCTACTCCCTTGGTACAGGAGTGGCCTTTGATGAGTGGGACACCTTACCTGCTGGCTTTATCAGCCATGGCATCAATATGGATATAGGAAACCTCTACACTAACTGCAAAAA TTCTACTTGGACTCCTAAAGGGGACCACATATCCTCTAACACAGACGAGTGCAGCTCCACACTGTCATATGCTGTAAATCTCAAACAACCTGGCTCAGTTACTTTCCAGTACATATATCCTGATAATAGCATCTTCTTTGAATTCTAT GTTCAGAATGACCAGTGCCAGTCTACTGATTCTCAGAGTAGATGGATGAAGGTTTCTGAGAATGACTGGGAGTATCACTTT GTCAAATTGAATAAGGGGAACAATGTTCTATACTGGAGAACAACTGGGTTCTCTCTATCTGGCAGGGCTGTTAAACCAGTTCTGCTGAAGGACATCATTATCTCAG GGGTTGCGTACACATCCGAATGTTTCCACTGTAAGCCTGGCACATACAGTGCTAAACCTGGGGCTGCCCACTGCACCCCCTGTCCAGTTAACACCTACTCCAATAAGGGTGCTTTAGCATGCCAGCAGTGTGACGAAGATAAATATTCAG GGATTGGGTCAGGAACATGTCAGAAGAGGACACCCTGCAAATCTACTGATTACTTTTACACTCACACTCCTTGTGATTCCAAAGGACAG ACACAGTTGATGTATAAATGGATTGAACCAAAGATCTGCATAGAGAATGTAGAGGGAGCGGTGAAACTTCCAGCCTCAGGGGAGTTGCAGACCTGTCCTCCATGTAATCCTGGATTCTTCACTGACAATTCTTCTGTTTGCCAACCTTGTCCACAAGGCTCCTATTCCAATGGAACAG CATGTTCGAAGTGTCCTGTTGGAACCGAGCCAGTGGTGGGGTTTGAGTATAAGTGGTGGAACCGGATGCCCAGCAACATGAACAGTTCAGTCTACAGACGAGAGTTTAGTGGCACTCAGAGGAGCACAG GATGGGAAGTAGCTGGTGagtacatttacaccacacctgGAGATTTGGATTCAGACTTCATGCTGCTAACACTCACTGTCCCTGGTTATAG ATTGCCCAACTCCATGCATAAAGATAGTGAGAGTGCAGAACTTTCTAGAATCACATTTGTCTTTGAGACCAAGTGCACAGCTGACTGTGCCCTTCACTTCATGACT GGTTTGAATGAATGGAACAGTCGTGTGGTGGAGACCTGGAAAGGCACCACTGGGAAACAGTCTTATTCTTACCTTATTAAGAGCAATCTGACTGTGGGCTTTACCTGGAGCTTTCAACGCTCAGAGGCTAACCATGTG GAGAGGCAGTACAGCTCAGACTTTGCTAAGATCTACTCTATTCACATTACTAATGTGATTGGTGGAGTGGCCTCTCAGTGTCGACAATGTGCACTACACTCCTCTGAGAAAGACTGCGTCCCCTGTCCTCCGGGACACTACATGTTAAAAGGCACTGGAGTATGCAAGAGTTGTCCACCAAACACCATTATAAGGCCTGAGCAGCCTCTGGGAGTCGAAGCCTGCATCCCATGTGGACCAAATACCAAAAGCAATGAT GCCCGTTCAGCCTGCGTGAGTGACTGTACTTTGGCTATgcagtataaaaaagaaactctgCACTATGATTTCTCTCCACTGGCCAATATCACTCACTTTCAGAGCAGCCCTCGCTTCACCAGCAAAGGCCTTCGTTATGTGCATCATTTTAGTGTGGGTCTGTGTGGCACAAAG GGCCGTGTTTTGGCTTCCTGTGTGGATAATGTAACCGAGAGCAGGAAGGAGGTAAATGGTTATATCTGCCAGTCAATCATAGTGCCTACTGAAGTCAGAGGTCAGAGTGTGGTGTCTTCACAACCCTTTATTATTGGAAGCACATTGATTG GGATAACCACTGACTCCACACTTGATCACATTACATCATCTGAGAGTACCTTTCCTTCAAGATCTGATCTGCCTGATATAATATTTTACTATCG GGCACATGAAACTACACAGGCATGTAAAAATGGCAGAACAACCTCCATCAGACTCAGATGTGATCCCACAGTGACGACAATAAATCAGATTTCCTTACCAAG TAACTGTACAGAGGGAACATGTGATGGCTGTTCCTTCCACTTCCTGTGGCGTTCTCAGCATGCCTGTTCTCTTTGTTCTGAGAGAAACTATAAAGAGATAGTGAGTGCCTGTATCAGTGGAATTCAG agGACTACCTATGTGTGGCAGCAGCCTCTGAAATGTACAGGTGGAGTTTCTCTGCCAGCTCCGCAGGTTAGTGCTTGTGTCACTTTGGACTTCTGGCTCAAATTCGGTGTTTCTGTTGGATCTGTGGCAGCTTTACTGCTCATCACCATCAGCTGTTACTTCTGGAAACGAACACGCAA GCTGGAGTATAAGTACTCAAAGCTGATGAATGCAGAATCGAAAGATTGTGATCTTCCTGCTGCCGACAGTTGTGCCATTATGGAGGGAGAGGATGCAGAGGATGACCTTATCTACCTCACCAAAAAATCATTTTTCTCCAAAATTAAAGCTTTCCCCAGAGAG AGATCATCAGATGGCTTTGACTCTGTCCCCTTGAAGTCATCCTCGGgcatggagatggagatgacCTAG